Proteins found in one bacterium genomic segment:
- a CDS encoding LysR family transcriptional regulator, with protein MSRELATDRLAAFFETARLKSFTRAAVRLHVSQSALSQRVHKLEEELGATLFVRGNDGIRLTETGLRLLRYCQAKDQLDAELLRDLKEPAVGDLAGPLRVAAYSSILRSAVLPSLAALLRGNPAIQIEFQVHQTSALPRVLREGVADFIVLDRRLAWSDVTALPLGRERYVVIESARRASPADIYLDNDPDDDVTRWFFAGRPDAPDYRRAFMSDVYGILDGVSQGLGRAVVPRHLVRRGAGVRVVEDFSMRHVDVFLHHYTVAAPAGLHKQVVAALVGECGRHLDSD; from the coding sequence ATGAGCCGCGAACTGGCGACCGATCGGCTGGCGGCCTTCTTCGAGACGGCCAGGCTCAAGAGCTTCACCCGCGCGGCGGTGCGCCTGCACGTCTCGCAGTCGGCGCTCTCCCAGCGCGTGCACAAGCTGGAGGAGGAGCTGGGCGCCACGCTCTTCGTCCGCGGGAACGACGGCATCCGGCTGACCGAGACCGGCCTGCGCCTGCTGCGCTACTGCCAGGCCAAGGACCAGCTCGACGCCGAACTGCTGCGCGACCTGAAGGAGCCCGCGGTCGGGGACCTGGCCGGCCCCCTGCGCGTGGCCGCCTACTCGTCGATCCTCCGCTCCGCGGTCCTACCGTCCCTGGCGGCGCTGCTGCGCGGGAATCCGGCGATCCAGATCGAGTTCCAGGTCCACCAGACCTCGGCGCTGCCGCGCGTGCTGCGCGAGGGCGTCGCCGACTTCATCGTCCTGGACCGGCGGCTCGCCTGGTCCGACGTGACGGCCCTGCCCCTGGGCCGCGAGCGGTACGTGGTGATCGAGAGCGCGCGCCGCGCCTCCCCTGCCGACATCTACCTGGACAACGACCCCGACGACGACGTCACGCGCTGGTTCTTCGCCGGGCGCCCCGACGCTCCCGACTACCGCCGCGCCTTCATGAGCGACGTCTACGGGATCCTCGACGGCGTGTCGCAGGGCCTGGGCCGAGCGGTCGTCCCGCGCCACCTCGTCCGGCGCGGCGCGGGCGTGCGCGTGGTCGAGGACTTCTCCATGCGCCACGTCGACGTCTTCCTGCACCACTACACGGTGGCGGCGCCGGCCGGCCTGCACAAGCAGGTGGTGGCCGCGCTCGTCGGCGAGTGCGGCCGCCACCTCGATTCCGACTGA